DNA from Triticum aestivum cultivar Chinese Spring chromosome 7D, IWGSC CS RefSeq v2.1, whole genome shotgun sequence:
CGCCAGGCACCCCCGCTGTTTACCTAACCTTTTTTTTTAGGATTCACTGTTTATCTTTTTCTTGCCTGATGAGAAGTCGGCAACTTTTATCGCACATAACTGTTTCTCGGCAGGTCAGCAGAAGTCAGCGAACGGCCAACCATGTCTACGGAGCGCCTGACAAGCTGAACGTAGTATTAATGGCTGACTAATAGAGCGTTGAAAACCCATTGCTAGGTGTGGCTCGACCCAACCCGGAAGAACGGTAGTCGTGAGTGTGGACCAAACATTAGGCACATCCAACCAAAGCGGTTTTCAAGATCATACGGCAAGGTTTTCATGGTTTCTTCAATGTTTCACATGGTACTGCATTTATCATTTCACTGTCTATTTTGAAAAGCGATGGTTTCTTGCAAAAAATATGTATGTTCAACTAATCCGGTACCGTTGGATTGCGCTATACCGGCAGGACCATCGCCTATGCAGGTCGGTATCATTTTGTTTCTTGCTGATGAAGATAGGTCTTGATCGCATCAAACCCCAACAGGATGGTCCTCCGTCGGCCCTACTTCTTGTGGCCATTCACGTGAACACACATCGCATTTCTTTTTTCTACACGCATATATCTCGGCTTTAGTTGCAGTCTAGCAttaggtttttcttttcttttgacaaTCCGCTGTCTAGCACTAGCTAGTTTGGCCTTGATTGTGTTGTTATCAGGAACACCCCTACCATGGAGTATTTTACCAACTGGCCCTTGGCAAGTTCTAGAAATATATTACGCCAAATTAGttgttttagatttgtctagatagggATATCGagacatctgtatctagacaaatcaaaAAACAATTAattagggacggagggagtactacaatgCTATTTTTCCGAATATATTAGACATTAGCTAACTAAGCGTAGCTCAATTGGTCAGATTCCTTTGTGAGGGAGCCTACCCATCCAAATCCAAGTTTTAAATTTGGCATGAGCACACTTTTATAAATTTCTTTTTGAATTTTAACGGTTTTATTCCTTTAGTGGTAAGTGATGTGCCCATACACAGCTTCTGGATGTGTTCATAATGATAGAGTGTGTATATTAATAAGGGTGAATGTATATATGTGTTCTTAAGCGTCTGTGTTTGTACTGTGTTTAACAAACAAAAGAATCTATTGTGCATTACTCCGCTCGTTTAAGATACATGTGCGCATGTAAGTCTAGCATTGTTGCTGGAAGTTAAGTGTGAAACCTGGTGTCAGATTGCTAATGCATGTATGCTCAGGCGTTATTCTTACGTGCATTCCGAATTTTTTGTTTCTTAATCCAGGTTCGCGGCTTGCAAGATAATTAGTTATTTCCGGAGCCtattaactttagtataaagttagtatataaagttgggtcatctattttggaacggagggagtagtaagttaGTGCGACATTGTGCAAGCCTATTAGAAGTGTGCATTGGCCGATTTCATCAAAGTCTGCAATGGTCAGTTGCACACTCTACATCTATAATTGCACACATTCTCTTGTTTTAATACGATTTTGATCTTATAATGTGTACCTTAATTGACTTGGAATACCATTGTTCACCGGGGCTATAAAAGATGTTTTAAATAAATATATTAGAAATATGTTTATGCATTGAATGAGTGCCAAACACCAAGACCGCTCTAGAAGTTTCTTTTTCTTGATGTGTAGATGTCTTCACCCGCCCAGTGTCCAAATCAAAAAGGAGAACATCTCTGTGGTACTCCACTCTAGATGATATTGCAATATTAGATATATATTTTTGCGGGGTAATATTAGATTTTCATAATAGTACACTATCTAAGAACATCACTTTCTTAGGCTATTTAGAAACAACACTTCTATTAGTAAATACAATGAGTAACCACGTGTCCACACCAAAGTGGTTTTACACATTGAATTCACACTGCCAAACTTCAGGACCTTTGTAGAACTTTCTTCTTCCTTGGCATGCAAATGTCTTTGTCCATGCAAGGGCCAAACTGAAAAGAAAAAGATCTCCACTAGTAGTTTATTTTTCCTTATATAAAGACACACATGTTGGTCACTGCAAAACAACCAATCAACTGACCAACCACCACGAGCCAAGAGCCAACCCACACCACTCTGTGTCTGTACTCAGCGCGAGCTCACGGGCTCCACAATGCCTCGCTCCGGCGCTCTCCCCCTCCTCGCCGCGCTGGTCCTCGCcttggcggccgcggcggcggcgtcggcctcGAACTCGAAGGGCGCTCCGGCGGCCACCGACTTCATCCGCAAGTCGTGCCGCGAGACGCAGTACCCGTCGGTGTGCATGCAGAGCCTGTCGTCGTACGGCAAACCGCCGCCGCGCAGCCCGCAGGAGCTGGCGCGCGCGGCGCTGTCGGTGAGCGCGGACCGCGCGCGGTCGGCGTCGGCGTACGTGGGGCGGATCTGCGGGCCGGGCCTCCGCAGCGGCAGCGGCGCCAAGGCGAAGAGCAGCCCCGCGCGCGACTGCCTGGAGAACATGGCGGACAGCGTGGGCCACCTGCGCGACGCGGCCAAGGAGCTGGACGGGAGCCTGGGCCGGGCCGGGTCGCCGGCGTTCAGGTGGCACCTGAGCAACGTGCAGACCTGGTGCAGCGCGGCGCTCACCGACGAGAACACCTGCCTCGACGGGCTCTCCCGCGGCGTGGACGCCGGCACGCGCGCCGCCATCCGGAGCAAGGTCGTGGAGGTCGCCCAGGTCACCAGCAACGCCCTGGCGCTCGTCAACAAGGTCGGGTCCGGGCACTAGCCCGGCCCGTCCCAGGCCCATCCCCACTCGTTTCGCCTTGCTACGTACTACTACGCGCGTACGCATGGCAGCTCGAATCCTGGTGCTCTATAATCTTGGGTCATGTACTACTGTATTCCAGTTTCGATGTGTTCTTGCTGTGCTGTAAAATGTACTTAGCTAAGACAATCAATTAAGAGTGTAATTAATGATAAGGTGGCGAAACTAAGCCAAAGTGTGTGTTCTCTTGCTAGCTATAGCTTTTGATTAACTGCGTGCGCTCGTTAAAATTTCCTGTATAGCACTTGTTTCTTCGGATAACGACGCATTTGCATCTTGCTGGATTCAGGGTCTTGGTTGCGGTTGGATGAATCAATTTCTTGCCAGGATTGGGTAGACAGCTAGACACCCACGCACTGCCTGCCTGTGCCTTGCCGAGTGAATGACATATCGATGTGCGCTGCCCCTACGGAGGCGCTGCGCTGGCCCTACGTGAACGTGCGGTGCCCATCGGCCGAAGTTTCATAATTGCCCTGTGATATGATAAGGTAGTACATCGAGTTTGGATCTTAATAGCCTTGGACACTCTTCAACGTGCACCTCTGTCGTCCTATGATGGTGTTTATAAGATTGATTAAGTAAACGTACGTAGTACTTGCTCCTGACCCGTGTTCCCACGCCGCGGAGTGTTTGGGCAGAGCATTTCGCGGCTGTTCCCACGAATTTATTGTCGGCATAAGCTGTGCGACATGGCAGTCTCTGACGGCCATGTGGTCATGGGCCCACAATGACGGTGTGAGCATAACGCTAGAAGCCGCGGCCAACTATGCGCCTTTTGGAGGTAGCTACATAGTTTGGCCTACACATTGCAGTAGAGACATAAATATTACAATATATATTTTTCAGGTCAATATTCTAATATTAGTTAAGGTTATACCACTTCGGTTAGGGTAAACTCTTCCTTCCAAGCTTCACCAGCAAGCCTGTGGATTCGCCtgtcctctccgtctgccgctccgGCGGCTAATGGCAGGGAGGAGAGTCCCGGTGCTTTCACTCGGTTAATAGTTTAGGTTAGGGTTTTCGTAGTCCTCGCAGGTGCAGCGCTCGGGAGGACAACGacgcttcttcttcgagtttgtccTCTGGGCTCCAATCCTTCTCGAGTTCGTCCACCTAAACGTACTTCACGGAGCTCCGACATGGATTCCTGTCGTCTTCTTGGGGCAGTGATGTTAGGGTTTCTCATTGTGTGGCGAGACTTGGTGCCAAGTGCTTTAGATATATTCAAGGGTTTAACTATGATGGCTGCGCCTCCAGGATGCTGgcccttaggggcacgtgcatgaaAACTTCTCGGCAGTCATCAACAAGGTCAAGCCGACTCGAATAGGGGAGCGGTCACAACGACACGTGGCGGCTCGTGCTGACCGTAGTAGTGGTCATTCTATGGTCTTGAAATCTCGATATACCTTTTCttatgtttgagatactttatactTCTGAGAAACTTTGAT
Protein-coding regions in this window:
- the LOC123168755 gene encoding 21 kDa protein; translation: MPRSGALPLLAALVLALAAAAAASASNSKGAPAATDFIRKSCRETQYPSVCMQSLSSYGKPPPRSPQELARAALSVSADRARSASAYVGRICGPGLRSGSGAKAKSSPARDCLENMADSVGHLRDAAKELDGSLGRAGSPAFRWHLSNVQTWCSAALTDENTCLDGLSRGVDAGTRAAIRSKVVEVAQVTSNALALVNKVGSGH